Proteins encoded together in one Coffea arabica cultivar ET-39 chromosome 2c, Coffea Arabica ET-39 HiFi, whole genome shotgun sequence window:
- the LOC113727850 gene encoding ATP-citrate synthase alpha chain protein 2 isoform X1 produces the protein MARKKIREYDSKRLLKENLKGLAGIDLQICSAQVNESTDFTELTNQEPWLSSTQLVVKPDMLFGKRGKSGLVALNLDLAQVAEFVKARLGVEVEMGGCKAPITTFIVEPFVPHDQEYYLSIVSERLGSTISFSECGGIEIEENWDKVKTIFLPTEKPMTTEACAPLIATLPLEVRGKIGDFIMGVFSVFQDLDFSFLEMNPFTLVNGEPYPLDMRGELDDTAAFKNFKKWGMIEFPLPFGRVLSSTESFVHTLDEKTSASLKFTVLNPKGRIWTMVAGGGASVIYADTVGDLGYASELGNYAEYSGAPNEEEVLQYARVVIDCATANPDGRKRALLIGGGIANFTDVAATFNGIIRALREKESKLKAARMHIYVRRGGPNYQTGLAKMRALGEELGVPLEVYGPEATMTGICKEAIECIMSTA, from the exons aTGGCAAGAAAGAAGATCAGAGAGTATGATTCAAAGAGACTTCTAAAGGAGAATTTGAAAGGACTTGCTGGGATTGACCTGCAGATCTGCTCTGCTCAA GTGAATGAATCTACGGATTTCACGGAGTTGACAAACCAAGAACCATGGCTTTCATCTACACAGTTGGTTGTTAAACCTGATATGTTGTTTGGGAAGCGTGGTAAGAGTGGGTTGGTAGCTTTGAATTTGGATCTAGCACAAGTTGCTGAGTTTGTAAAAGCTCGCCTTGGTGTGGAG GTTGAGATGGGTGGTTGCAAGGCACCTATTACAACCTTcattgttgaaccatttgttCCCCATGACCAAGAATATTACCTCTCCATAGTTTCTGAAAGGTTAGGGAGTACCATTAGCTTTTCAGAATGTGGAGGTATTGAAATTGAAGAGAATTGGGACAAG GTTAAGACAATCTTTCTTCCAACTGAAAAACCTATGACAACGGAGGCATGTGCTCCACTGATTGCTACACTTCCTTTGGAG GTACGAGGGAAGATTGGGGACTTTATAATGGGCGTATTTTCTGTATTTCAAG ATCTGGATTTCAGTTTCCTTGAGATGAATCCCTTTACATTGGTAAATGGGGAGCCATATCCATTGGACATGCGAGGAGAGTTGGACGACACTGCTGCTTTTAAGAACTTTAAGAA GTGGGGTATGATAGAGTTCCCTCTTCCTTTTGGAAGGGTTTTGAGCTCAACTGAGAGCTTTGTTCACACATTGGATGAAAAA ACTAGCGCTTCTTTGAAGTTCACTGTTCTGAATCCTAAAGGACGCATCTGGACAATGGTGGCTGGTGGTGGTGCAAGTGTTATTTATGCTGATACA GTTGGAGACCTGGGATATGCATCAGAGCTTGGTAACTATGCAGAATACAGTGGAGCGCCAAATGAAGAGGAAGTTTTGCAATATGCTCGAGTAGTCATTGAT TGTGCAACAGCAAACCCTGACGGCCGTAAGAGAGCTCTACTTATTGGTGGTGGCATTGCAAATTTTACTGACGTTGCTGCTACTTTCAATGGGATTATTCGAGCTCTTAGGGAGAAG GAATCCAAGTTAAAGGCTGCCAGAATGCATATATATGTTCGAAGAGGTGGTCCTAACTATCAGACTGGCTTGGCGAAGATGCGTGCTTTGGGAGAGGAATTGGGAGTTCCCCTTGAG GTTTATGGGCCTGAGGCTACAATGACTGGAATTTGTAAGGAAGCGATTGAATGCATAATGTCTACAGCATAG
- the LOC113727850 gene encoding ATP-citrate synthase alpha chain protein 2 isoform X2, which translates to MARKKIREYDSKRLLKENLKGLAGIDLQICSAQVNESTDFTELTNQEPWLSSTQLVVKPDMLFGKRGKSGLVALNLDLAQVAEFVKARLGVEVRGKIGDFIMGVFSVFQDLDFSFLEMNPFTLVNGEPYPLDMRGELDDTAAFKNFKKWGMIEFPLPFGRVLSSTESFVHTLDEKTSASLKFTVLNPKGRIWTMVAGGGASVIYADTVGDLGYASELGNYAEYSGAPNEEEVLQYARVVIDCATANPDGRKRALLIGGGIANFTDVAATFNGIIRALREKESKLKAARMHIYVRRGGPNYQTGLAKMRALGEELGVPLEVYGPEATMTGICKEAIECIMSTA; encoded by the exons aTGGCAAGAAAGAAGATCAGAGAGTATGATTCAAAGAGACTTCTAAAGGAGAATTTGAAAGGACTTGCTGGGATTGACCTGCAGATCTGCTCTGCTCAA GTGAATGAATCTACGGATTTCACGGAGTTGACAAACCAAGAACCATGGCTTTCATCTACACAGTTGGTTGTTAAACCTGATATGTTGTTTGGGAAGCGTGGTAAGAGTGGGTTGGTAGCTTTGAATTTGGATCTAGCACAAGTTGCTGAGTTTGTAAAAGCTCGCCTTGGTGTGGAG GTACGAGGGAAGATTGGGGACTTTATAATGGGCGTATTTTCTGTATTTCAAG ATCTGGATTTCAGTTTCCTTGAGATGAATCCCTTTACATTGGTAAATGGGGAGCCATATCCATTGGACATGCGAGGAGAGTTGGACGACACTGCTGCTTTTAAGAACTTTAAGAA GTGGGGTATGATAGAGTTCCCTCTTCCTTTTGGAAGGGTTTTGAGCTCAACTGAGAGCTTTGTTCACACATTGGATGAAAAA ACTAGCGCTTCTTTGAAGTTCACTGTTCTGAATCCTAAAGGACGCATCTGGACAATGGTGGCTGGTGGTGGTGCAAGTGTTATTTATGCTGATACA GTTGGAGACCTGGGATATGCATCAGAGCTTGGTAACTATGCAGAATACAGTGGAGCGCCAAATGAAGAGGAAGTTTTGCAATATGCTCGAGTAGTCATTGAT TGTGCAACAGCAAACCCTGACGGCCGTAAGAGAGCTCTACTTATTGGTGGTGGCATTGCAAATTTTACTGACGTTGCTGCTACTTTCAATGGGATTATTCGAGCTCTTAGGGAGAAG GAATCCAAGTTAAAGGCTGCCAGAATGCATATATATGTTCGAAGAGGTGGTCCTAACTATCAGACTGGCTTGGCGAAGATGCGTGCTTTGGGAGAGGAATTGGGAGTTCCCCTTGAG GTTTATGGGCCTGAGGCTACAATGACTGGAATTTGTAAGGAAGCGATTGAATGCATAATGTCTACAGCATAG